Genomic segment of Desulfarculaceae bacterium:
GAGAACCCAGGCTGCCACGTATGCGGCCGCGGAGGCAAGGGCCGATTTTTTTGGCGAGCGGCCCGCCTGGCCGGAGAGCGCGCCCATTGGCTACAATGAATCAATTCAACCCGGGAGAGAAACATGGAGCGCATTAGCGTAAAGACCCAGGACCATGCCGAGGGCGTGGACATCACCCGCCAGGTGCAAAAGATCGTGGCCGCCTCCGGAGTGCGCCGGGGATGGTGCGAGGTTTTCGTGCCCCACACCACCGCCGCGGTGATGGTAAACGAGGCGGCGGACCCGGCGGTGCTTAGCGACATCATAGCCACCCTGGACAAGCTAATTCCCTGGCGCGGCGATTACCGCCACATGGAAGGCAACTCGGCGGCGCATCTGAAGAGCGTGTTGCTGGGGGCCACGGTGCGCCTGCCGGTGGAAGATGGCCGCCTGTCCCTGGGCACCTGGCAGGGCATTTTCTTCATGGAGTTCGACGGCCCGCGCACCCGCAAGGCGTGGGTGGACGTGGCTTGAACGGGTCGCTTCGTCTCGCGGGGTAACGCGAAATGCCCCCTTGGCCCGGCCTCGCCTTTATGAGCTGTTATTCACCAAATCATCTGGTAATTGTAGGGATCATTATCGAGTGCGAATGGTTTATAATTAAAATCAATATGATACGCCTGCAAATATCGTAAACGCCGTGGTTTTGTTGCAAAAATGGAACGCCGGGCGGCGGCAAAAATGCGCCGAAATACATATAAATGATAGTCTTTTCCACTGGGGCAGTGGCTTGGGCGGGATGGGTTGTAAAAAAACAACTAAACACACATATCGCCAAAATAAAACAATTGATACCCTCAAAAATCTGCCGGGGTAAAAGTTAATATCTAGGATTTTTCTTGTTGCTCTATTGCCTATAAGCCTGGTTTTGAATATACTGCAAATATATTTGTCGGTTCGCAATTTAAACCTGCCCCTTCAATAAAGGAGAGAAAATTGGCCAGGAAATCGAAATGGAGTCCGGAGGATAGAAAAAAGCTGCTGAAGATGGTGGGCGACGGCGTCTCCGAGCAGGAGATCCGCGAAAAGCTGGCTTATAAAAATAAAGCCATGACTTCGGTGGAGTTCGCCCAGCAACTGAAGATGGCCATGGTGGAATCCGGCAAGATCAAGCAGGAAACCGCCCCCGCCAAGCAGGCCGCCAAGCCCGAGGTGTACAAGGTCACCTCCACCGGCCGCCTCACCGTGACCGACTTCAGCGACAAAACCGGCGCCAAGGCCGGCAGCAAGTTCAGCCTGGAAAAACCGCGCGGCCGCTCCAACGCTTGGAGACTGGTGCCGGTAGACTAAGCTTCCGCAACTCCGTATCCGCATCGCCTCCACCTGCTTCCCGCCCCATGACCCGGGCGGGACAGGT
This window contains:
- a CDS encoding secondary thiamine-phosphate synthase enzyme YjbQ; this translates as MERISVKTQDHAEGVDITRQVQKIVAASGVRRGWCEVFVPHTTAAVMVNEAADPAVLSDIIATLDKLIPWRGDYRHMEGNSAAHLKSVLLGATVRLPVEDGRLSLGTWQGIFFMEFDGPRTRKAWVDVA